From the genome of Impatiens glandulifera chromosome 9, dImpGla2.1, whole genome shotgun sequence, one region includes:
- the LOC124914766 gene encoding uncharacterized protein LOC124914766, whose product MVDVDRRMSGLNPAHAAGLRRLSARASAASSPLPLRNGLFSFTSLADKLISHLKNSGIPVQPGLSESEFALAEAEFGFVFPPDLKAVLSAALPVGPGFPDWRSSGSARHALRASIELPIAAVSFHISRNTLWSKSWGPRPSDLEKALRIARFAIKRAPLLIPILNHCYIPCTPTLAGNPIFFVDENRIFCCGFDLSDFFDRESSLFQSPDPKFLLKQRSINEKSTRSSNVSRPSLDTVSGSQKPRWVEFWSDAATVWRRRNSTNTSSSSSSPDRIIEMPRLEMPKWVEEYINEMGSVLRDGGWKESDVEEIVDVSASGFFDGEMVILDNQSVLDALLVKADRFSDSLRKAGWSSEEVSDALGFDFRVGKEKKPGKKLSPEVVRRIGKLAESV is encoded by the coding sequence ATGGTTGACGTAGACCGGAGAATGTCCGGTCTGAACCCGGCTCACGCGGCGGGTCTCCGTCGCCTTTCCGCCCGAGCTTCCGCCGCTTCTTCACCACTTCCCCTTCGAAATGGTCTTTTCTCCTTCACCTCTTTAGCAGACAAACTCATTTCTCACCTCAAAAACTCCGGCATCCCGGTTCAACCCGGTCTGTCTGAATCAGAGTTTGCCCTAGCTGAGGCTGAATTCGGTTTTGTTTTTCCACCTGACCTTAAAGCTGTTCTCTCAGCCGCCCTTCCTGTCGGTCCGGGTTTCCCTGATTGGCGTTCTTCAGGTTCGGCTCGGCATGCTCTTCGCGCATCCATCGAACTACCCATTGCCGCCGTGTCTTTCCATATTTCACGAAATACCCTCTGGTCTAAATCGTGGGGGCCAAGGCCGTCGGATCTAGAGAAAGCATTACGAATTGCACGATTTGCTATCAAACGGGCCCCTCTTTTGATTCCAATTCTTAACCATTGTTATATTCCTTGTACTCCTACGTTAGCAGGGAATCCAATCTTCTTCGTAGACGAGAATCGAATCTTCTGTTGCGGATTCGATTTATCCGATTTCTTCGACCGTGAGTCTTCCCTTTTCCAAAGCCCCGATCCTAAGTTTTTATTGAAACAAAGATCCATCAACGAGAAATCTACCAGGTCGTCAAATGTCTCCCGTCCGAGCCTAGACACCGTTTCTGGAAGCCAAAAACCGAGATGGGTAGAATTCTGGAGCGATGCCGCTACGGTTTGGCGACGGAGGAACTCCACCAACACGTCGTCATCATCGTCCTCGCCTGACCGGATCATCGAGATGCCCCGGTTAGAGATGCCAAAATGGGTGGAAGAATATATTAATGAGATGGGTTCGGTTTTGAGAGATGGTGGATGGAAAGAATCGGACGTGGAAGAGATTGTTGATGTATCTGCATCTGGTTTCTTTGATGGAGAAATGGTGATTCTTGATAATCAATCTGTTCTTGATGCGCTTCTGGTGAAAGCTGATCGATTTTCGGATTCTCTTCGGAAAGCCGGTTGGAGCTCCGAGGAGGTATCCGACGCTTTGGGATTTGATTTTCGGGTAGGGAAAGAGAAGAAACCGGGGAAGAAACTTTCACCGGAGGTCGTCCGGCGAATCGGAAAACTAGCTGAGTCGGTTTGA